A portion of the Pleuronectes platessa chromosome 15, fPlePla1.1, whole genome shotgun sequence genome contains these proteins:
- the ube2g1a gene encoding ubiquitin-conjugating enzyme E2 G1a: MSEPQSVLLLRRQLAELNKNPVEGFSAGLIEDSDLYRWEVLIIGPPDTLYEGGVFKAHLTFPKDYPLRPPKMKFITDIWHPNVDKNGDVCISILHEPGEDKYGYEKPEERWLPIHTVETIMISVISMLADPNGDSPANVDAAKEWREDRHGAFKRKVARCVRKSQETAFE; encoded by the exons ATGAGTGAGCCCCAGTCCGTGCTGTTACTCAGGAGACAGCTTGCAG AGCTGAACAAAAACCCAGTGGAGGGATTCTCAGCAGGCCTGATTGAGGATAGTGATCTCTACAGATGGGAAGTCCTTATCATTGGTCCTCCAGATACACTGTA TGAAGGCGGTGTGTTTAAAGCACACCTGACATTTCCCAAAGATTACCCCCTCAGGCCACCTAAAATGAAATTTATCACAGATATTTGGCACCCTAATG ttgACAAAAATGGAGATGTATGTATTTCTATTTTGCACGAACCTGGGGAGGACAAGTACGGCTATGAGAAACCAGAGGAGCGCTGGCTGCCTATCCACACAGTGGAAACCATCATGATTAGTGTTATCTCTATGCTGGCAGACCCAAATGGGGACTCACCAGCAAATGTGGACGCTGCA aAAGAGTGGAGGGAGGATAGACACGGCGCATTTAAAAGGAAAGTTGCCCGTTGTGTACGAAAAAGCCAAGAGACTGCGTTCGAGTGA
- the ankfy1 gene encoding rabankyrin-5: MAEEEVAKLQKHLALLRQEYVKMQQKLADTERRCAVLAAQGSGQGSPNPSAPETFISRLLDIVADLYQQEHYSDLKVKVAGETLSAHKFVLAARSDAWSLANLTSTSELDLSDCKPEVAMAMLRWAYTDELELSEEDAFLIDLMKLANRFQLQLLRERCEKGVMSSVNVRNCIRFYQTAEELNATTLMNYCGEIIASHWDDLRKEDFSTMSAPLLYKMIKSKTEFPLHKAIKVEREDVVFLYLIEMDSQLPGKLNEVDNNGDLALDLALSRQLESIATTLVNNKADVDMVDQSGWSLLHKAIQRGDEFASIFLIRHSAQVNASTVGAVETPLHLVCSFSPKKHSVEVMSGMARIAEALLKTGANPNMQNSKGRTPLHEAVASGNEAVFKQLLECKQLDLELKDHEGSTALWLALQYITVSSDPSVNPFEDDAPVVNGTSFDENSFAAQLIQRGSNPDAPDTTTENCLMQRAARAGNEAAALFLATHGAKVNHVNKWGEIPLHTACRCGLASLTAELLQQGANPNLQTQKALPDETNGVATQTPLHMAIAHNHPDVVSVILEQKANALHATNNFQIIPDFSLKDSMDQTVLGLALWTGMHTIAAQLLGSGASINDTMSNGQTLLHMAIQRQDSKSALFLLEHQADINVRTQEGQTALQLAISNQLPLVVDAICTRGADMSVVDDKGDPPLWLALENGLEDIASTLVRHGCDATSWSTGPSGCKQTLLHRAVDENNEVSACFLIRSGCDVNSPRQPGLNGEGDEEARDGQTPLHLASIWGLEDVVQCLLEFGANVNTQDAEGRAPIHAAISSQHNVIIQLLISHPDIRLNIRDRQGMTPFACAMTHKNNKAAEAILKREPGAAEQVDNKGRNFLHVAVQNSDIESVLFLISVQANVNSRVQDAAKLTPLHLAVQAGSEIIVRNLLLAGAKVNELTKHRQTALHLAAQQDLATICSVLIENGVDFAAEDENGNNALHLAVMQGRLNNVRTLLTESNVDAEAFNLRGQSPMHVLGHYGKENAAAIFELFLECMPEYPLDKPDNEGNTVLLLAYTKGNANLCRAIVRAGARLGINNNQGINIFNYQVATKQLLFRLLDMLSKEPPWCDGSNCYECIAKFGVTTRKHHCRHCGRLLCHKCSIKEIPIIKFDLNKPVRVCDICFDVLTLGGVS, encoded by the exons ATGGCGGAAG aggaggtggCCAAGCTGCAGAAGCACCTGGCCCTGCTCAGACAGGAGTATGTGAAGATGCAACAGAAGCTGGCTGACACAGAGCGGCGATGTGCTGTGCTCGCTGCTCAGGGTTCTGGTCAGGGCTCCCCCAACCCTTCAGCACCAGAGACCTTCATTAGTCGTCTGCTGGACATCGTGGCAGACCTCTATCAGCAGGAACATTACAG TGATCTGAAAGTGAAAGTTGCAGGGGAGACACTTAGTGCCCATAAGTTTGTTTTGGCTGCTCGCAGTGATGCCTGGAGTCTGGCTAACCTGACCTCCACCTCTGAACTGGACCTATCTG ATTGTAAGCCTGAGGTTGCCATGGCGATGTTGCGCTGGGCTTACACTGATGAGTTGGAACTCAGTGAGGAGGATGCCTTTCTTATCGACCTGATGAAGCTGGCTAACCGCTTCCAACTCCAGCTGCTTCGAGAGAG GTGTGAAAAAGGCGTGATGTCCTCTGTGAATGTCAGGAACTGCATTCGCTTCTACCAGACAGCGGAGGAACTAAACGCCACCACGCTGATGAACTACTGTGGGGAGATCATTGCCAGTCACTGG gATGATCTAAGAAAAGAAGATTTCAGCACCATGAGTGCCCCACTTCTGTACAAGATGATCAAATCTAAAACAGAGTTTCCTCTCCACAAAGCCATAAAAGTTGAGCGGGAAGATGTGGTCTTTCTCTATCTCATTGAGATGGACTCGCAG CTCCCTGGCAAGCTAAATGAAGTAGACAACAATGGTGACCTGGCTTTAGACCTGGCCCTCTCTCGTCAATTGGAAAGCATTGCCACCACTCTGGTTAACAACAAAGCTGACGTGGATATGGTGGACCAGAGTGGCTGGAGCCTCTTGCATAAGGCCATCCAAAGAG GTGATGAATTTGCCTCAATCTTCCTGATTCGCCACTCAGCTCAGGTCAACGCAAGCACAGTGGGGGCCGTGGAAACCCCACTTCACCTGGTCTGTTCTTTCAGCCCCAAGAAACATTCTGTGGAGGTAATGAGTGGCATGGCACGAATCGCAGAGGCTCTGCTCAAGACCGGAGCCAACCCCAACATGCAGAACAGCAAGGGCAG AACTCCGCTACATGAAGCTGTTGCATCAGGGAATGAGGCAGTGTTCAAACAGTTACTAGAGTGCAAACA GCTTGACCTCGAGCTCAAGGACCATGAAGGCAGCACAGCTCTGTGGCTGGCCCTGCAGTACATCACTGTGTCTTCAGACCCATCGGTAAATCCATTTGAGGACGATGCACCTGTAGTAAACGGCACCTCATTTGACGAGAATAGCTTTGCCGCACAGCTCATCCAGAGAGGGAGCAACCCTGATGCACCCGACACTACCACAG AAAACTGCCTCATGCAGAGAGCAGCTCGGGCAGGCAACGAGGCAGCTGCTCTGTTCCTAGCTACTCATGGAGCGAAGGTCAACCATGTCAACAAATGG GGTGAGATCCCACTTCATACAGCATGTCGCTGTGGTCTGGCAAGCCTGACAGCAGAGCTGCTCCAGCAGGGAGCCAACCCCAACCTACAGACACAGAAGGCCCTGCCTGACGAAACCAATGGCGTGGCGACGCAGACCCCCCTCCACATGGCCATTGCTCACAACCACCCAGATGTGGTGTCTGTCATCCTTGAACAAAAAG CCAATGCACTTCATGCCACCAACAACTTCCAGATCATTCCAGACTTCAGTCTCAAAGACTCCATGGACCAGACGGTGCTGGGCTTGGCCCTCTGGACAG GTATGCACACTATAGCAGCTCAGCTGCTGGGCTCAGGGGCTTCTATCAACGACACTATGTCCAATGGACAAACCCTGCTTCATATGGCCATCCAGAGACAGGACAGCAAGAGTGCCCTCTTCCTTCTTGAACATCAGGCTGACATCAATGTGAG AACTCAAGAGGGACAAACAGCACTACAGTTGGCCATTAGTAACCAGCTGCCACTGGTGGTAGATGCCATTTGCACAAGAGGAGCTGATATGTCAGTTGTGGATGACAAAGGGGACCCTCCACTGTGGCTGGCTCTAGAGAACGGCCTGGAAGATATTGCATCCACACTG GTCCGCCATGGCTGCGATGCGACTAGTTGGAGCACAGGGCCCTCTGGCTGCAAGCAGACTCTCCTGCACAGAGCCGTAGATGAGAATAATGAGGTGTCTGCTTGCTTCCTCATACGCAG TGGGTGTGATGTGAACAGCCCCAGGCAGCCAGGGCTAAATGGAGAAGGAGACGAAGAAGCCCGAGATGGGCAAACGCCCCTCCATCTGGCGAGCATTTGGGGATTGGAGGACGTGGTGCAGTGCCTTCTAGAGTTTGGAGCTAATGTTAACACACAG GATGCAGAGGGTCGAGCTCCTATCCATGCTGCCATTAGCAGCCAGCACAACGTCATCATCCAGCTCCTCATCTCCCATCCAGACATTCGTCTCAACATTCGCGACCGCCAAGGAATGACCCCCTTCGCCTGTGCCATGACGCACAAGAACAATAAGGCAGCAGAGGCTATCCTCAAGAGGGAGCCAGGTGCTGCTGAACAG GTGGACAACAAAGGCCGCAATTTTCTACACGTGGCTGTCCAAAATTCCGATATCGAAAGTGTCCTGTTCCTCATCAGTGTCCAAGCTAATGTCAACTCCAGGGTTCAGGATGCAGCCAAACTCACCCCTCTCCACCTAGCTGTCCAGGCTGGATCTGAGATCATCGTCCGCAACCTG tTGCTTGCCGGAGCAAAAGTAAATGAGCTGACAAAACACAGGCAGACAGCCCTGCACCTGGCCGCCCAGCAGGACCTGGCCACTATTTGTTCTGTGTTGATCGAAAATGGAGTAGACTTTGCTGCTGAGGATGAAAACGGAAATAATG cTCTGCATCTGGCTGTGATGCAAGGCCGCCTTAATAATGTGAGAACCCTACTCACAGAGTCCAACGTCGATGCTGAGGCCTTTAATCTCAG GGGTCAGTCTCCAATGCACGTACTCGGCCATTATGGGAAAGAAAACGCTGCCGCCATTTTTGAGTTGTTCCTGGAGTGCATGCCCGAATACCCTCTGGACAAACCAGATAATGAAGGGAACACAG TTCTGCTTCTGGCCTACACGAAAGGAAATGCAAATCTGTGCCGTGCCATTGTGAGGGCTGGGGCGCGACTGGGCATCAATAATAATCAGGGCATCAACATTTTCAACTACCAAGTTGCAACCAAACAGTTGCTGTTTCGCCTTCTAG ataTGTTGTCCAAAGAGCCCCCATGGTGTGATGGGTCAAACTGTTATGAATGCATTGCCAAGTTTGGTGTAACAACAAGGAAACATCACTG CCGCCACTGTGGGCGCCTCTTGTGTCACAAGTGCTCTATAAAGGAGATACCCATCATCAAGTTCGACTTGAACAAGCCGGTGAGGGTGTGTGACATCTGCTTCGATGTACTAACTCTGGGTGGGGTATCGTAA